The following coding sequences lie in one Jonesia denitrificans DSM 20603 genomic window:
- the purD gene encoding phosphoribosylamine--glycine ligase, translating into MKILVLGSGAREHAIVHSLAHEHTRTGRNPHDLHAAPGNPGIGQLATRHDVDANDPDAVTALARQLGVDLVMVGPEAPLVAGVADAIRAASIPVFGPSAKAAQLEGSKAFAKEVMAAAGVPTARPYVCTTMNDVTDALAAVGSDHPYVVKDDGLAAGKGVVVTTDRDAALAHAQACLEGRDAAHAKVVIEEYLDGPEVSVFVVSDGTTVRALSPAQDFKRVGEGDTGPNTGGMGAYTPLDWAPAGLVDEVITSIAQPTVNEMARRGTPFVGILYVGLALTSTGTRVVEFNVRFGDPETQSVLARLATPLSEVLLAGATGTLANLPELAWHDDVSVTVVLAAHNYPDTPTTGDAITGIDKAEHVPGVHVLHAGTTINQAGTLVSQGGRVLSVVSRGTTLTQARERAYEAIAHINLNGSHYRRDIAAQAERGEITVAP; encoded by the coding sequence GTGAAGATCCTCGTCCTTGGCTCCGGAGCCCGCGAACACGCCATTGTCCACAGCCTCGCTCACGAGCACACCCGTACGGGGCGCAACCCACATGACCTCCACGCCGCCCCCGGAAACCCGGGCATCGGGCAACTGGCAACCCGCCACGATGTGGACGCAAATGACCCCGATGCGGTGACAGCGTTGGCCCGCCAACTCGGGGTAGACCTGGTCATGGTGGGTCCTGAAGCGCCGCTGGTCGCTGGTGTGGCTGACGCGATTCGCGCCGCATCGATCCCCGTGTTCGGACCATCAGCCAAGGCGGCACAACTCGAAGGCTCAAAAGCGTTCGCCAAAGAAGTCATGGCCGCCGCAGGTGTACCCACGGCCCGTCCTTACGTGTGCACAACCATGAACGACGTTACCGATGCGCTCGCAGCGGTCGGTTCAGACCACCCTTATGTCGTCAAGGACGACGGGTTAGCAGCCGGCAAAGGTGTTGTTGTCACCACCGACCGGGATGCCGCACTCGCACACGCTCAGGCGTGTTTGGAAGGGCGGGACGCCGCCCACGCGAAGGTCGTCATCGAGGAGTACCTTGACGGCCCCGAGGTGTCGGTGTTTGTCGTGAGTGACGGAACAACAGTGCGTGCGCTGAGCCCCGCGCAGGACTTTAAGCGGGTGGGCGAGGGAGACACCGGACCCAACACTGGTGGGATGGGTGCGTACACGCCGCTGGACTGGGCGCCTGCGGGCCTAGTCGATGAGGTCATCACCAGCATTGCCCAACCCACCGTCAACGAGATGGCTCGTCGGGGCACCCCATTCGTGGGGATTCTGTATGTGGGCTTGGCGTTGACCAGCACAGGGACGCGCGTTGTTGAATTCAATGTCCGGTTCGGTGACCCTGAGACACAGTCGGTTCTTGCGCGACTTGCAACGCCCTTATCCGAGGTGCTCCTCGCGGGCGCCACAGGCACCCTGGCAAATCTTCCTGAGCTAGCGTGGCACGACGACGTGTCTGTCACGGTTGTTCTTGCGGCCCACAACTACCCAGACACCCCCACCACGGGGGATGCGATCACTGGGATTGACAAGGCAGAACACGTTCCTGGTGTTCATGTGCTCCACGCCGGGACAACGATCAACCAAGCCGGGACTCTTGTGTCCCAGGGAGGGCGCGTGCTGTCCGTGGTTTCACGTGGAACAACCCTCACCCAGGCACGGGAACGTGCCTACGAGGCGATCGCGCACATCAACCTGAACGGGTCCCACTACCGGCGCGACATTGCCGCGCAAGCAGAACGCGGAGAGATCACGGTGGCACCATGA
- a CDS encoding fatty acid desaturase family protein, whose product MLSILGLSIVGLAVGSFFLGDSWFQLLIAAALGIVLTQVSFITHEAAHRQVFTSGPANDTMGRILANAVVGISYQWWMNKHTRHHANPNTVGKDPDIERDTISFTPDDASAQRGFSGWLTRRQGYLFFPLLTLEGLNLHWHSLRYLVTAPSVKNRTTELVTVLARLSIYVALVFLHLPVGMGCAFLGVQLAVFGVYMGGSFAPNHKGMPLIDRVTTVDFFSRQVLTSRNILGRTPLANLWLTMAYGGLNYQVEHHLFPNMPRMHLPAAAKIVQQYCADLNVPYTVASVRQSYSQVISYLNRVGLSGRDPFDCPMVTQFRPS is encoded by the coding sequence ATGCTCTCCATCCTTGGGTTGAGTATCGTCGGCCTGGCTGTTGGTTCCTTTTTCCTCGGTGACAGCTGGTTCCAGCTCCTTATCGCCGCCGCTCTCGGTATCGTCCTCACCCAGGTGTCGTTCATTACCCATGAAGCTGCGCATCGGCAGGTTTTTACCTCTGGCCCCGCGAACGACACCATGGGACGTATCCTCGCCAACGCCGTGGTGGGTATCAGCTACCAGTGGTGGATGAACAAGCACACCCGCCACCACGCCAACCCCAACACGGTAGGCAAAGACCCCGACATTGAGCGGGACACCATTTCCTTCACACCTGACGATGCATCCGCCCAACGTGGTTTCAGTGGCTGGTTGACCCGGCGTCAAGGTTACTTGTTCTTCCCTCTCCTGACGCTGGAGGGCCTTAACCTCCACTGGCATTCGCTGCGCTACCTGGTCACCGCCCCGTCAGTGAAGAACCGGACAACAGAACTTGTGACTGTCCTTGCTCGACTCAGCATCTACGTGGCCCTGGTCTTCCTCCACCTGCCGGTTGGTATGGGGTGTGCGTTCCTTGGCGTGCAACTTGCGGTCTTTGGTGTGTACATGGGCGGGTCCTTTGCCCCCAACCACAAAGGCATGCCCCTCATCGACCGGGTGACCACAGTGGACTTCTTCTCCCGCCAGGTCCTCACTTCACGCAACATCCTGGGCCGTACCCCACTGGCAAACCTGTGGCTCACCATGGCCTACGGTGGCCTTAACTACCAGGTGGAACACCATCTGTTCCCGAACATGCCCCGCATGCACCTGCCTGCGGCAGCAAAAATTGTGCAACAGTACTGTGCTGACCTCAACGTCCCCTACACGGTGGCAAGTGTCCGCCAGTCCTACAGTCAAGTCATCAGCTACCTGAACCGGGTAGGTCTGTCAGGGCGTGATCCTTTTGACTGCCCGATGGTCACCCAGTTCCGTCCAAGCTGA
- a CDS encoding LacI family DNA-binding transcriptional regulator, whose protein sequence is MNTQRRVTAKDVARRAGVSQSTVSYVLNDTPNQTISDDTKKRVRLAAEELNYMPSAAARTLRRGTSDTVLVIIRDAQIGEILAQILEGVVHTLDPHGLNVIYRRQRPGKSALDLCHELMPAAVANFAALTKDEIGRIQEWNIPVLSISFDDTAPTDAGDTVILAQTAIGRTHVAHLHEQGHTRIAYAAPDIRDVEDYDTWRLTGVRDECVTRGLPRPPVIHTPYNLDGGMEAAREILALDPPVTAISAFNDEVATILLAAFHRLNVPIPERLSIIGVDDLPLSPFTYPSLTTINIHAYDIGTHVAQLVLRTVRPDLNLPAPPPVGELTLITRDSVSAPVSPPGHAE, encoded by the coding sequence GTGAACACACAGAGACGTGTCACCGCAAAGGACGTTGCACGACGCGCCGGGGTGTCCCAAAGTACTGTCAGTTATGTTCTTAACGACACTCCCAACCAAACGATCTCTGACGACACAAAAAAACGTGTTCGGTTGGCCGCAGAAGAACTGAACTACATGCCCTCTGCGGCTGCCCGCACGCTGCGCCGCGGCACAAGCGACACTGTTCTCGTGATCATCCGGGACGCACAGATCGGGGAGATCCTTGCGCAAATCCTCGAAGGTGTTGTCCATACGCTTGACCCACATGGTCTCAATGTCATTTACCGCCGTCAACGCCCGGGCAAAAGCGCTCTTGACCTGTGCCACGAGCTGATGCCAGCTGCAGTTGCGAACTTCGCGGCACTCACAAAAGACGAAATCGGTCGGATCCAGGAGTGGAACATTCCCGTTCTTTCCATCTCTTTTGACGACACCGCCCCCACGGATGCCGGGGACACCGTCATATTGGCGCAGACCGCGATAGGACGAACTCACGTGGCTCACCTTCACGAGCAGGGGCACACAAGGATCGCCTACGCCGCCCCAGACATTCGTGACGTGGAAGACTACGACACGTGGCGACTCACCGGAGTCCGGGACGAATGCGTAACCCGGGGACTACCCCGCCCACCTGTGATCCACACACCGTACAACCTCGACGGGGGGATGGAAGCTGCCCGCGAAATTCTTGCCCTGGACCCACCAGTCACAGCGATCTCAGCGTTCAACGACGAAGTCGCGACCATTTTGTTGGCCGCTTTTCACCGTTTGAATGTGCCCATCCCGGAGCGTCTGTCCATCATCGGAGTCGACGATCTCCCCCTGTCACCCTTCACTTACCCGTCACTGACCACGATCAACATCCACGCCTATGACATCGGCACACACGTGGCTCAGCTGGTGTTGCGCACTGTGCGCCCCGACCTGAACCTGCCAGCTCCCCCACCGGTGGGGGAGCTGACGTTGATCACACGTGACTCAGTCAGCGCCCCGGTTAGTCCACCAGGGCATGCCGAATAA
- a CDS encoding adenylosuccinate synthase produces the protein MPAVVVVGAQWGDEGKGKATDQLGAQVDYVVKFNGGNNAGHTVVINGDKYALHLLPSGILSPGVTPVIGNGVVIDIEVLYQELDALEARGVDTSTLLISGSAHVIPSYNRTMDKVTERFLGKRRIGTTGRGIGPSYSDKINRVGIRVWDLFDEKILRAKVEGALQQKNQLLVKVYNRREVLIDEIVEELLALAERLRPMVCDTSLELNNALDEGKTVLFEGGQATMLDIDHGTYPFVTSSNATAGGVCTGSGVGPTRIDRVIGVIKAYTTRVGEGPFPTELFDDMGEYLQKKGGEFGVTTGRARRCGWYDAVIARYASRVNGLTDLVLTKLDVLTGIEKIPVCVAYDVDGVRYDEMPTDQSAFHHATPILEYFDGWTEDIYGVQSFDDLPVNAQQYVLALESMSGCRISSIGTGPGREHTIIRHALVD, from the coding sequence ATGCCAGCCGTAGTAGTCGTCGGAGCCCAATGGGGAGACGAAGGCAAAGGCAAGGCCACCGACCAACTCGGTGCACAGGTCGACTATGTGGTGAAGTTCAACGGAGGGAACAACGCCGGTCACACTGTCGTGATCAACGGTGACAAGTACGCACTTCACCTCCTGCCCTCCGGGATCTTGTCACCAGGAGTCACACCCGTCATTGGGAACGGTGTCGTCATTGACATTGAAGTTCTCTACCAAGAACTGGACGCATTAGAAGCACGCGGTGTGGACACCTCCACACTCCTGATCTCCGGGTCCGCACACGTCATCCCGTCCTACAACCGCACCATGGACAAGGTCACCGAACGGTTCCTTGGTAAGCGGCGCATCGGCACGACCGGGCGCGGAATTGGACCCAGCTACTCCGACAAAATCAACCGTGTCGGTATCCGCGTGTGGGACCTGTTTGACGAAAAAATCCTGCGCGCCAAAGTTGAAGGTGCCCTGCAGCAAAAAAACCAACTCTTGGTCAAGGTGTACAACCGCCGTGAGGTCCTCATCGATGAGATCGTTGAGGAGTTGCTTGCGCTCGCAGAACGCTTACGCCCCATGGTGTGTGACACGAGTTTGGAGCTGAACAACGCCCTTGATGAGGGGAAAACTGTCCTGTTTGAGGGTGGTCAGGCCACCATGCTGGACATTGATCACGGCACTTACCCGTTTGTGACGTCATCAAACGCAACAGCTGGTGGTGTGTGCACCGGGTCAGGCGTTGGCCCCACCCGTATTGACCGAGTGATCGGTGTTATTAAGGCGTACACCACTCGTGTTGGTGAGGGACCATTCCCTACGGAACTGTTTGACGACATGGGTGAGTACCTGCAAAAGAAAGGTGGCGAGTTTGGTGTCACCACTGGCCGTGCCCGCCGGTGTGGCTGGTATGACGCGGTCATTGCACGCTACGCGTCACGTGTGAATGGGTTGACTGACCTGGTGTTGACCAAACTGGATGTCCTGACCGGTATCGAGAAAATCCCGGTGTGTGTGGCGTATGACGTGGACGGTGTCCGCTACGACGAGATGCCCACAGACCAGTCAGCGTTCCACCACGCAACCCCCATCCTGGAGTACTTTGACGGGTGGACTGAAGACATCTACGGTGTGCAGTCGTTTGATGACTTGCCCGTCAATGCGCAACAGTATGTGCTTGCGTTGGAAAGCATGTCGGGGTGCCGAATCTCGTCGATTGGTACCGGTCCAGGGCGTGAGCACACCATTATTCGGCATGCCCTGGTGGACTAA
- a CDS encoding STAS domain-containing protein has product MFEIATTPMATTVVISGDLDLASRDQFLEVAARLTSLRRSLLTIDMCDVRFMDSTGAAFLISLAETGQRRGWLTVLRGSSDAHRFVLDICGATHLFRFDTEHYCHHTASPA; this is encoded by the coding sequence ATGTTCGAGATCGCCACAACCCCCATGGCCACGACCGTCGTCATCTCTGGCGATCTCGATTTGGCGTCCCGGGATCAGTTCCTCGAAGTCGCTGCGCGCCTCACGTCGTTGCGACGGTCCTTGCTCACCATTGATATGTGTGATGTGCGTTTCATGGACTCCACGGGTGCGGCTTTCCTCATTTCGTTAGCGGAAACTGGGCAACGTCGCGGGTGGTTGACTGTTCTTCGTGGAAGTTCCGATGCGCACCGGTTCGTTCTTGATATTTGCGGGGCGACGCATCTTTTTCGGTTCGACACCGAACACTACTGCCACCACACGGCGTCGCCGGCTTAA
- a CDS encoding ATP-binding SpoIIE family protein phosphatase, protein MNVHISGELAPEIEDSPVPYVLLKGEFSPPVVEASNRAFRELLGVDSTPSGQTFNDLKITLRRQDKRTGNIETWGPQASRRGSGGGSAVSTRHIPSPAEALWRHGEEVRSHQVLRGEVWTADLVHSEGSWGIVQAVIAPLATSPGASQRWVVQFLPLTGFDEAFGYAAPAAERALDALSQISELLSAESQTSPLAEISRILEATFPVDWVGFFLEGKGLEYSETIRPPARPRHRGDYRSRDVDGSGAVDPVLQVLVGKRIDPVLLPCGFDAEESTRTRAFMDHLDDVWDVHGFTPRGPLIIQAILGRSGVLGAIVMACPETNELGEPFEVPDLGTESLKVLSAVSRRIGTTLDNARLYKHEHELAEALQQSMLPTQVDVAGLDVWTYYAPSNEHARVGGDWYDILYVDEQTVGVVVGDVVGHDLEAAAAMGQLRSITRSYAFDRVSASKVIERVDRLVDGLDIPRQASMVYGRLRESKSRGTWQLEYARAGHLPPILVRDGEAILLDDAGGGLIGFLPRPRSSATIRLRPGDVVLFYTDGLIERRDRSMQAGVKELQEFAQTVPQCAADQWGELLLRALADAPEDDVALVVVRIPVRDELSVQGMDLARSYRATFPGDPSSVARARHVIMRLCDEWDKPHTTFAELVMSELAANAVLHGYGQFALRVYDLGEDLRIEVEDQNPIGPIRMDGHGDRYGGYGVKIVDRLANWGWSPKGAGKVVWAHVPVTQERGAPEVR, encoded by the coding sequence ATGAACGTTCACATTTCTGGCGAGTTGGCGCCTGAAATTGAGGACTCCCCGGTCCCGTATGTCCTGCTCAAGGGCGAGTTTTCACCTCCTGTTGTGGAGGCATCAAACCGCGCCTTTCGTGAGTTGTTAGGGGTGGACTCCACCCCATCTGGTCAAACGTTCAACGACCTGAAAATCACCCTCCGTCGGCAAGACAAACGCACGGGGAACATTGAAACTTGGGGCCCACAAGCGTCACGTCGTGGATCGGGTGGGGGCAGCGCTGTGAGTACACGTCACATCCCGTCACCCGCAGAGGCACTCTGGCGGCACGGTGAAGAGGTGCGCTCTCACCAAGTGTTGCGAGGTGAGGTGTGGACCGCGGACCTGGTCCACTCGGAGGGGTCCTGGGGCATCGTTCAAGCAGTTATCGCCCCGTTGGCCACTTCGCCAGGTGCCTCGCAGCGCTGGGTTGTCCAGTTTCTCCCGCTGACGGGGTTTGATGAAGCATTCGGGTACGCGGCTCCCGCCGCAGAACGAGCACTGGACGCGTTATCCCAGATTTCGGAATTGCTCTCCGCAGAAAGCCAAACTTCTCCGCTCGCGGAGATCTCTCGCATTCTTGAAGCAACGTTCCCAGTTGATTGGGTGGGGTTTTTCCTCGAGGGCAAGGGGCTGGAGTATTCCGAGACGATCCGTCCACCTGCGCGCCCACGCCACCGAGGTGACTACCGCAGTCGAGACGTGGATGGGAGCGGGGCGGTAGACCCCGTTCTCCAGGTGCTTGTTGGAAAACGGATTGACCCAGTGTTGTTGCCGTGCGGGTTTGACGCTGAGGAATCGACGCGAACCCGGGCGTTCATGGACCATTTAGATGATGTGTGGGACGTCCACGGGTTCACCCCACGTGGACCACTCATCATACAGGCGATCCTGGGACGGTCAGGGGTCCTTGGGGCGATTGTGATGGCGTGCCCAGAAACCAATGAACTGGGGGAACCCTTTGAGGTCCCTGATTTGGGTACGGAAAGCCTCAAAGTGTTGTCCGCCGTGTCACGACGCATTGGGACTACGTTGGACAATGCACGGTTGTACAAACACGAGCATGAGCTCGCTGAGGCGTTGCAACAGTCCATGTTGCCGACCCAAGTGGATGTGGCCGGGTTAGATGTATGGACCTATTACGCACCGTCGAATGAGCACGCCCGGGTGGGTGGTGACTGGTACGACATTTTGTATGTTGACGAGCAGACGGTGGGTGTTGTGGTTGGCGATGTTGTCGGCCATGACCTGGAGGCTGCCGCCGCGATGGGTCAGCTTCGCTCGATCACACGGTCGTACGCCTTTGACCGGGTGAGCGCGTCGAAGGTGATTGAACGCGTGGACCGGTTGGTGGATGGGCTGGACATTCCTCGCCAGGCGTCCATGGTGTATGGCCGGTTGCGTGAGAGTAAGTCACGAGGAACCTGGCAGTTGGAGTATGCACGCGCTGGTCACCTTCCTCCCATTTTGGTGCGGGATGGGGAAGCGATTTTGTTAGACGATGCGGGCGGCGGGTTGATCGGTTTTCTGCCGCGTCCGCGTTCCTCGGCGACGATCCGGTTGCGTCCAGGTGATGTGGTGTTGTTTTACACCGATGGGCTTATTGAGCGTCGAGACCGGTCCATGCAGGCGGGGGTTAAGGAACTGCAGGAGTTCGCGCAAACCGTTCCGCAGTGTGCTGCGGATCAGTGGGGTGAGTTGTTGTTGCGTGCGCTTGCGGACGCTCCTGAAGATGATGTGGCTCTTGTGGTGGTGCGCATACCGGTACGTGATGAGTTGTCGGTTCAGGGAATGGATTTGGCGCGGTCCTATCGGGCGACGTTTCCTGGGGATCCCAGTTCAGTGGCCCGAGCCCGACATGTGATTATGCGATTATGTGACGAGTGGGATAAACCACACACAACGTTTGCGGAGTTGGTCATGTCTGAACTCGCCGCCAACGCGGTGTTGCACGGGTATGGTCAGTTTGCGTTACGAGTGTATGACCTCGGTGAAGACCTGCGCATCGAGGTAGAGGACCAAAACCCGATTGGTCCGATCCGGATGGATGGTCACGGTGACCGCTACGGCGGGTATGGAGTAAAGATTGTGGACCGGCTGGCGAACTGGGGGTGGAGCCCTAAAGGAGCCGGAAAGGTTGTGTGGGCTCACGTTCCGGTGACGCAGGAGCGTGGCGCCCCAGAAGTTCGATGA
- a CDS encoding STAS domain-containing protein — MTQTHKLNSLSSCDEVSYHMHGRQAVIVLRGEIDIDIQSCFARVAEMLHPHTDDIVVDAEGVEFIDSSGIAVLGQIAHNHPGRVTLLNAPPTMLFILEVTQLIDVIRLESGHLTKYLDSAVPTHAE, encoded by the coding sequence GTGACACAGACACACAAGCTCAACTCGCTCAGCTCATGCGACGAGGTGTCTTACCACATGCACGGCCGTCAGGCCGTCATCGTGCTACGCGGCGAAATCGATATTGACATCCAGTCATGTTTTGCACGTGTCGCCGAAATGCTCCACCCCCACACTGACGACATTGTCGTTGACGCAGAAGGTGTGGAGTTCATTGACTCATCAGGGATCGCGGTACTCGGTCAAATTGCACACAACCACCCCGGACGAGTGACACTCCTCAATGCACCACCCACCATGCTTTTTATCCTTGAGGTCACCCAGCTCATCGATGTGATCCGGTTGGAATCAGGTCACCTCACCAAGTACCTTGACTCTGCTGTCCCAACACACGCCGAGTAG
- the fbaA gene encoding class II fructose-bisphosphate aldolase, with amino-acid sequence MPIATPEVYAEMIDRAKAGKFAYPAVNITSSSTITAALQGFAEAESDGIIQVSVGGAEFASGSTIKDRIAGSLSLAAYAAEVAKNYPVNIAIHTDHCTKKNLDSWVRPLLALEAEQVKAGKNPTFQSHMFDGSDIPLEENLIIAAELLELSQAARTILEIEVGVVGGEEDGHEAEINDKLYTTAEDGLKTIDALGAGEKGRYLTALTFGNVHGVYKPGAVKLRPSLLADIQREVGAKIGKENPFDLVFHGGSGSTAAEIAEAVDNGVIKMNIDTDTQYAYSRPVADHFFKNYDGVLKVDGEVGNKKAYDPRAWYKLAEGGMAARIIEAAQQLRSAGNKMK; translated from the coding sequence ATGCCAATCGCAACCCCCGAGGTCTACGCAGAGATGATCGACCGCGCCAAGGCAGGCAAGTTCGCCTACCCAGCGGTCAACATCACGTCTTCCTCAACCATCACCGCTGCACTTCAGGGTTTCGCTGAAGCTGAGTCTGACGGCATCATCCAGGTCTCCGTCGGTGGTGCCGAATTCGCATCCGGGTCAACCATTAAGGACCGCATTGCTGGTTCACTGTCCCTGGCCGCATACGCTGCCGAGGTCGCCAAGAACTACCCCGTGAACATTGCGATCCACACGGACCACTGCACAAAGAAGAACCTGGACTCATGGGTACGCCCCCTCCTCGCGTTGGAAGCGGAGCAGGTCAAGGCGGGCAAGAACCCCACCTTCCAGTCCCACATGTTCGATGGCTCGGACATCCCCCTGGAGGAGAACCTCATCATCGCTGCAGAGCTCCTGGAGCTCTCCCAAGCGGCACGCACGATCCTCGAAATTGAGGTCGGTGTGGTCGGTGGTGAAGAAGACGGCCACGAAGCAGAAATCAACGACAAGCTCTACACCACTGCTGAAGACGGTCTCAAGACCATCGATGCACTGGGTGCAGGCGAAAAGGGTCGCTACCTGACAGCTCTCACCTTCGGTAACGTGCACGGTGTGTACAAGCCAGGTGCCGTCAAGCTGCGCCCCTCACTCCTTGCTGACATTCAGCGTGAAGTGGGTGCCAAGATTGGCAAGGAAAACCCCTTCGACCTCGTGTTCCACGGTGGTTCTGGTTCGACTGCTGCAGAAATTGCAGAAGCAGTCGACAACGGTGTCATCAAGATGAACATCGACACTGACACCCAGTACGCGTACTCACGTCCCGTGGCAGACCACTTCTTCAAGAACTACGATGGTGTGCTCAAGGTTGACGGTGAGGTCGGTAACAAGAAGGCCTACGACCCGCGCGCATGGTACAAGCTCGCCGAAGGCGGCATGGCTGCTCGTATCATCGAGGCAGCACAGCAACTGCGTTCCGCTGGGAACAAAATGAAGTGA
- a CDS encoding TrmH family RNA methyltransferase, whose translation MVPMTSVGLAGGGVVPSPADARPQSQPHDQVAGGGVVPSPADAVAQGVGPWPGGPQQWPRDDNGDVDPRFDVELLTHGDQRNVIDRYRYWTMDAIVADLDEHRHPLHIAIENWHHDFNIGSVVRTANAFAVAEVHIVGKRRWNRRGAMVTDRYQHIRHHEDAQAFAQWAQDNGLTVIGIDNIDGSVPIEGFAFPRASVLVFGQESTGLTQPMQEVSQSVVHITQYGSTRSMNAGAAAAIAMHAWVVQHIPTPGQ comes from the coding sequence ATGGTTCCCATGACTTCTGTTGGTTTAGCCGGTGGCGGTGTTGTTCCCTCACCTGCCGATGCGCGCCCCCAGTCCCAGCCCCACGATCAGGTTGCCGGTGGCGGTGTTGTTCCCTCACCTGCCGATGCGGTGGCCCAAGGGGTGGGTCCGTGGCCGGGCGGACCACAGCAGTGGCCGCGTGATGACAACGGGGACGTGGACCCCAGGTTTGACGTGGAGTTATTAACGCACGGCGATCAGCGCAACGTCATTGACCGGTACCGGTATTGGACGATGGACGCCATCGTTGCGGACCTTGATGAGCACCGGCATCCGTTGCATATTGCCATTGAGAACTGGCACCACGACTTCAATATTGGGTCTGTTGTGCGCACGGCAAATGCGTTTGCGGTCGCTGAGGTTCACATTGTGGGGAAACGTCGGTGGAATCGGCGCGGTGCCATGGTCACTGACCGTTATCAACACATTCGGCACCATGAGGATGCGCAGGCGTTTGCACAGTGGGCTCAAGACAACGGACTGACAGTCATTGGCATCGACAATATTGATGGTTCTGTGCCCATTGAAGGGTTCGCATTTCCCCGCGCGAGTGTGTTGGTGTTTGGGCAGGAAAGCACTGGGTTGACTCAGCCCATGCAAGAGGTGTCGCAGTCGGTTGTGCACATCACGCAGTACGGGTCGACGCGGTCCATGAATGCGGGGGCGGCGGCAGCGATCGCGATGCACGCGTGGGTTGTGCAGCACATCCCCACCCCGGGCCAATAG
- a CDS encoding HAD-IIA family hydrolase, whose protein sequence is MTRTIESWLTDMDGVLVHEGHAIPGAPEFIARLREKERPFLILTNNSIFTPRDLRARLSASGIEVDESNIWTSALATAKFCADQMPGGSAYAIGEAGLTTALYEAGYTLTDSSPDYVVLGETRTYSFEAITKAVRLILDGARFICTNPDPTGPSQEGPMPATGAAAAMITKATKREPYFVGKPNPMMFRSALNRIDAHSETTAMIGDRMDTDVVAGIEAGLQTYLVLTGSTAPHEVDGYPFRPSEVRDSIADLIDLI, encoded by the coding sequence ATGACGCGCACCATCGAATCCTGGCTCACTGACATGGACGGGGTCCTCGTCCACGAAGGGCATGCCATCCCCGGCGCCCCTGAATTCATTGCCCGACTGCGGGAAAAGGAACGGCCCTTCCTCATCCTCACGAACAACTCGATCTTCACCCCGCGTGACTTACGCGCACGGTTGTCTGCGTCAGGCATTGAGGTGGACGAATCAAATATTTGGACGTCAGCGTTGGCGACAGCAAAGTTTTGCGCCGATCAGATGCCTGGCGGGTCTGCCTACGCCATCGGGGAGGCAGGACTGACCACCGCACTGTATGAGGCTGGGTACACGCTCACCGATTCGAGCCCTGATTATGTGGTGCTCGGGGAAACGCGCACCTATTCGTTTGAGGCGATCACCAAGGCGGTGCGGCTCATTCTTGATGGTGCCCGGTTCATTTGCACGAACCCGGACCCAACAGGTCCATCCCAAGAAGGGCCGATGCCTGCAACTGGTGCAGCCGCCGCGATGATCACCAAAGCCACCAAACGTGAACCGTACTTTGTCGGCAAACCCAACCCGATGATGTTCCGTTCTGCGCTCAACCGTATCGATGCGCATTCAGAAACCACGGCCATGATTGGTGACCGGATGGACACTGACGTGGTCGCTGGTATTGAAGCAGGGTTGCAAACCTACCTGGTTCTCACCGGGTCAACGGCCCCGCACGAGGTTGACGGTTACCCGTTCCGCCCGTCCGAGGTGCGCGATTCGATCGCGGACCTGATCGACCTTATTTAG